A region of Pseudorasbora parva isolate DD20220531a chromosome 14, ASM2467924v1, whole genome shotgun sequence DNA encodes the following proteins:
- the nots gene encoding nothepsin has protein sequence MRTSLILLGFLGFVQSLVRVPLSHMPSVRSRLRAADQLDEFLREHQPDIFSRRYAQCYPPAKHYISVGGRVRERLYNFMDAEFFGLISLGTPGQNFTVVFDTGSSDLWVPSSYCVSQACDMHRKFKAFESSTYVRDGRAFGIHYGSGHMLGVMAREQLKVGSVTVQNQMFGEAVYEPGSSFVLTQFDGILGLGFPQLAQELGSPVFDSMVAQGIVEEPVFSFYLRSKGSGLGGELLLGGVDETRFVPPITWAPVTQKGYWQIRLDTVKVQGALRFCHHSIHGCQAVVDTGTSLICGPAEDILLLQQFIGATPTTLGEYLLDCARISSLPAVSFLINGVEFSLTGEQYVRRELLNNKEICFSGFQSIDIPSKAGPVWILGDVFLSQFYSIYDRGHNRVGLARLTRMPETM, from the exons ATGAGGACGAGTCTGATCCTGCTGGGGTTTCTGGGCTTTGTTCAAAGTCTGGTGAG GGTCCCGTTAAGTCACATGCCCTCGGTGCGGAGCCGGCTCCGAGCCGCTGACCAGCTGGATGAGTTCCTGCGGGAGCACCAACCGGACATCTTCTCTCGGCGTTACGCCCAGTGTTACCCTCCCGCAAAACACTACATTAGTGTGGGCGGCAGAGTCAGAGAGAGGCTCTACAACTTCATGGAT GCTGAGTTCTTCGGTCTGATCAGTCTGGGTACTCCAGGGCAGAACTTCACGGTGGTTTTTGACACTGGATCCTCTGACCTCTGGGTCCCATCATCCTACTGCGTGAGCCAAGCCTGTG ATATGCACCGCAAATTCAAGGCCTTTGAATCGAGCACATATGTGCGTGATGGGCGAGCCTTTGGCATTCATTATGGCTCTGGTCACATGCTGGGGGTGATGGCCAGGGAACAATTGAAG GTGGGCTCTGTGACGGTTCAGAATCAGATGTTTGGCGAGGCTGTGTACGAGCCAGGTTCTTCTTTCGTCCTGACTCAGTTTGACGGGATTCTGGGTCTGGGTTTCCCTCAGCTGGCACAGGAACTGGGCTCTCCTGTGTTTGACAGTATGGTAGCGCAAGGCATAGTGGAAGAGCCCGTCTTCTCCTTCTATCTCAG GAGCAAGGGCTCAGGCTTGGGAGGGGAGCTGCTGCTCGGCGGTGTGGATGAAACACGCTTCGTCCCACCCATAACCTGGGCTCCAGTCACTCAGAAGGGCTACTGGCAGATCAGATTAGATAC TGTGAAGGTTCAGGGAGCGCTGCGCTTCTGCCATCATAGTATTCATGGCTGTCAAGCAGTAGTGGACACAGGAACCTCTCTAATTTGTGGCCCGGCAGAAGACATCCTGCTCCTCCAGCAGTTTATCGGAGCTACACCTACCACATTAGGAGAG TATCTCTTAGACTGTGCCAGGATCAGCAGTCTTCCTGCAGTGTCCTTCCTGATCAATGGTGTGGAGTTTTCCCTCACTGGAGAGCAGTATGTCAGGAGA GAGTTGCTGAACAACAAGGAGATCTGCTTCAGTGGCTTTCAGTCCATAGACATCCCTTCTAAAGCTGGACCAGTGTGGATCCTGGGGGACGTTTTCCTCTCTCAGTTTTACAGCATCTATGACAGGGGTCATAACCGGGTGGGGTTGGCTCGTCTCACAAGAATGCCAGAGACCATGTAG